In one window of Bacteroidota bacterium DNA:
- a CDS encoding SBBP repeat-containing protein produces MKKIFLLTSAILHLTSYIVSAQSPAYLWAQHAGGTSYDEGRSIATDANGNVLVTGIFQSSTITFGTTTLTNANAGYPDIFIVKYDASGNVLWAKSAGGTSADYGYGIAADANGNVLVTGYFLSPAITFGTTTLTNAG; encoded by the coding sequence ATGAAAAAAATTTTCCTCCTCACATCTGCCATCTTACATCTTACATCTTACATCGTATCCGCCCAATCCCCCGCATACCTCTGGGCTCAACACGCGGGCGGAACTTCTTATGATGAGGGCAGAAGCATTGCAACGGATGCAAACGGAAATGTTCTCGTAACGGGTATTTTTCAAAGTTCCACCATCACTTTCGGAACAACCACTTTAACCAATGCAAATGCAGGTTATCCTGACATTTTTATTGTGAAATATGACGCAAGCGGAAATGTGCTCTGGGCAAAAAGCGCGGGCGGAACTTCTGCTGATTATGGCTACGGCATTGCAGCGGATGCAAACGGAAATGTTCTCGTAACGGGTTATTTTCTAAGTCCCGCCATCACTTTCGGAACAACCACTTTAACCAATGCAGGCG
- a CDS encoding T9SS type A sorting domain-containing protein — translation MKNYFCISLISLFPYFLISSHAQVTFHMNYGGTTPTGAKCAKQTADEGYIIAGNYGWSGNAYLLKTDSNGTLLWTKIYSGGGGELLEQTNDGGLALLSSTLNNNIYMIKTDSDGNILWSKTYGNTADNWSVSFRQTSDHGFIILTRNYDNPTLDSLHCHYLLCLLKTDSVGNVLWTRAWGDTLNCFYGSSVRQTTDKGFVITGNYPNNSGEAFLLKTDSTGNFQWMKTYGNTSEDAGSDVIQNSEGDFVIAGWVFHQPAGVEGPYLFKTDSNGNLLWSKTDSTCTSCGGGSISQLKQTKDGGYIIGASIVTSYTNYDEDASFLRTDPAGNLLWEKAYYGTSMGVGSQSWENAPSIDFTTDGGFILASTNNYGLGHSFVFLIKTDSVGNSGCKEYTPDIKPSAFTTFVSSVTPPPAVWNVNTYTITPTIQSYGAQTTYCFYGTGIEENNSAGENISVSPNPTSGLFQIQVGNGQSAMGNEYKIEIYNVLGEKVTQSVIPSAARNLTIDVSSLEQGIYFLQVKTEQGIISKKMVVVK, via the coding sequence ATGAAGAACTATTTCTGCATTTCCCTTATTTCCCTATTTCCCTATTTCCTTATTTCCTCTCATGCGCAGGTTACTTTTCACATGAATTACGGAGGCACAACTCCTACGGGGGCTAAATGTGCGAAGCAAACTGCAGATGAAGGATACATTATTGCGGGAAATTATGGATGGTCAGGTAATGCTTATTTACTCAAAACCGATTCAAACGGGACTTTGCTCTGGACAAAAATTTATAGCGGAGGGGGAGGGGAATTGCTTGAACAGACAAACGATGGAGGTTTGGCTCTCTTATCATCAACCCTGAATAATAATATTTATATGATTAAAACCGATTCAGACGGAAATATTCTTTGGTCAAAAACCTATGGTAATACGGCAGATAATTGGTCGGTTTCTTTCAGGCAAACATCCGACCATGGCTTTATTATTTTAACACGCAATTATGACAATCCGACTTTAGATAGTTTACATTGCCATTATTTGCTATGCCTGTTAAAAACAGATTCAGTGGGAAATGTACTATGGACAAGGGCTTGGGGCGATACGTTGAATTGTTTTTATGGCTCTTCCGTCAGGCAAACAACTGATAAAGGATTTGTTATTACAGGGAATTACCCAAACAACAGTGGTGAAGCTTTCTTACTTAAAACCGATTCTACAGGAAATTTTCAGTGGATGAAAACATACGGAAATACATCCGAGGATGCGGGCTCTGATGTCATTCAAAATTCGGAAGGAGATTTTGTTATTGCAGGATGGGTATTTCATCAACCTGCAGGTGTTGAAGGACCTTACCTTTTTAAAACCGATTCAAATGGAAACCTGCTTTGGTCTAAAACTGATAGCACATGCACAAGTTGTGGAGGGGGAAGTATCTCACAATTAAAGCAAACAAAAGACGGAGGATATATTATAGGTGCAAGTATTGTTACCAGTTATACAAATTATGATGAAGATGCCTCTTTCTTAAGAACAGACCCTGCTGGAAATTTACTCTGGGAAAAAGCTTATTATGGAACTTCAATGGGAGTAGGGTCGCAAAGTTGGGAAAATGCTCCCTCTATTGATTTTACAACAGATGGAGGATTTATTCTCGCATCAACAAATAATTATGGCCTTGGTCACTCATTTGTTTTTTTAATTAAAACGGACTCTGTTGGAAACAGCGGCTGTAAGGAATACACTCCAGATATCAAGCCGTCTGCCTTTACTACTTTTGTTTCGTCCGTAACGCCTCCGCCAGCTGTATGGAATGTAAACACATATACCATCACCCCAACCATCCAAAGTTATGGTGCGCAAACAACATATTGCTTTTATGGAACGGGAATAGAGGAAAATAATTCAGCAGGTGAAAATATTTCTGTTTCCCCCAACCCCACGAGCGGGCTGTTTCAAATACAAGTCGGCAATGGGCAGTCGGCAATGGGCAATGAATACAAAATAGAAATTTACAATGTGCTGGGAGAAAAAGTGACACAAAGTGTCATTCCGAGCGCAGCGAGGAATCTCACCATTGACGTTTCTTCTCTTGAGCAAGGAATTTATTTCCTGCAAGTAAAAACAGAGCAAGGAATAATTTCAAAAAAGATGGTGGTGGTGAAGTAA